Proteins encoded together in one Spodoptera frugiperda isolate SF20-4 chromosome 15, AGI-APGP_CSIRO_Sfru_2.0, whole genome shotgun sequence window:
- the LOC118272830 gene encoding putative SERF-like protein: MTRGNQRDLARAKNQKKQQEMQKKKNASEKTGMSLQERKHRDAELMREKQRKKEEQLAASMNKQKQTAN, translated from the exons ATGACCC GTGGAAACCAGAGAGATTTGGCTCGCGCCAAGAACCAAAAGAAACAACAAGAAATGCAAAAGAAAAAGAATGCTAGTGAAAAGACTGGCATGTCTTTACAAGAAAGGAAACATAG GGATGCTGAATTAATGAGAGAAAAGCAACGAAAAAAAGAAGAACAGTTAGCAGCAAGtatgaataaacaaaaacaaacagcaaattaa
- the LOC118272823 gene encoding 5'-deoxynucleotidase HDDC2 has protein sequence MALAIENTKILEFLELVGRLKHVKRTGWVICDIKECESIAGHMYRMGLMTFLLTEENNPTNLDRFKCLQIALVHDLAECIVGDITPHCGVSPEEKHRQEDEAMQKIAELTGIAGDRMYNLYKEYENQSSPEAKFAKDLDRYDMILQAFEYEKRENAPRKLQEFFTATEGKFDHPFIKDLVTELYKQREEFEKKCLTNGHA, from the exons ATGGCTTTAGCaattgaaaatacaaaaatcttaGAATTTTTGGAACTTGTCGGTCGTTTGAAG cATGTTAAAAGGACTGGCTGGGTGATTTGTGATATAAAGGAATGTGAGTCTATTGCTGGGCACATGTACCGCATGGGTTTAATGACCTTCCTGCTCACAGAAGAAAACAACCCCACCAACCTGGACAGGTTCAAATGTCTCCAAATAG CTCTTGTTCATGACTTAGCAGAATGTATAGTTGGAGACATAACACCACATTGTGGTGTGTCACCTGAGGAGAAGCATCGACAAGAAGATGAGGCTATGCAGAAAATTGCAGAACTTACTGGCATTGCTGGTGACAGGATGTACAATCTTTATAAA GAATATGAAAACCAATCATCTCCTGAGGCTAAATTCGCCAAAGACTTGGACCGCTATGACATGATCTTGCAAGCATTTGAGTATGAAAAACGTGAGAATGCACCAAGGAAGTTGCAGGAATTCTTTACTGCCACTGAAGGGAAATTTGATCATCCTTTCATCAAAGATTTGGTCACAGAACTGTACAAACAACGAGAGGAGTTTGAAAAGAAATGCCTAACAAATGGGCATGCATAA